From Cydia fagiglandana chromosome 6, ilCydFagi1.1, whole genome shotgun sequence, the proteins below share one genomic window:
- the LOC134664922 gene encoding intraflagellar transport protein 70A, whose translation MDYLQIKDGQYTKTIYTMIKEARYEDAIKALNDAINFNPNRAGLSLLGYCYYRTQAFVEAANCYEQLSAMHPDVPEYKLYFAQALYEASMFDEAYKVSVQITAPELERTVIKLQSAIKYGEEDTSAAKSLVDSYIQDDVDKDINLGCLLYKDSQYEDALQKFSRSLSVLGFNAHLHYNVALCYFKLKEYPQALKHITLVIERGIRDHPELAVGMQAETSEVKSVGNTLTLHETALTEVFNLKAAIEYQLKNIEAAREALNDMPPRQEHELDAVTLHNVALTSIDIKPTDGFEKLHFLLQQDPFPPETFANLLLLYCKFEYYDLAADVLAENAQFTYKYLTPYLYDFLDAIITSQTSPEEAFQKYEDIASKHAEQLRKLTKVVQESRSQGDNDQVKKAVVEYEEALERYIPVVMAQAKIYWDMENYGQVEKIFRKSVEFCNESDVWRLNVAHVLFMQENKYKEAASFYEPIVKKQYDNILDISAVVLANLCVSYIMTSQNEEAEDIMRKIEKEEEQQIFEDPHKKFYHLCIVNLVIGTLYCAKGNYEFGISRVIKSLEPFNKRLGTDTWFYAKRCFLSFLENLSKHLIVVKDNTIKDCLQFLEGCETYGRRVSTVIENPFQEEDANTKAKQTVTYEARLLRYMFNKLRNIDDSVTINKYEDLK comes from the coding sequence ATAAAGGAAGCAAGGTACGAGGACGCCATAAAAGCACTCAATGATGCTATCAATTTTAACCCAAACAGGGCTGGACTGTCCTTACTCGGTTACTGTTACTACAGGACTCAGGCCTTCGTCGAAGCAGCGAACTGCTACGAACAACTGTCCGCCATGCATCCTGACGTGCCAGAGTACAAGCTATACTTCGCACAGGCATTGTATGAGGCGTCAATGTTCGATGAAGCTTATAAAGTCAGCGTGCAAATTACAGCTCCAGAGTTAGAGCGAACTGTTATCAAACTACAATCAGCAATAAAATATGGAGAAGAAGATACCAGTGCTGCGAAAAGTCTAGTTGACTCTTATATTCAAGATGATGTGGATAAAGACATTAATCTCGGATGCCTATTGTACAAAGATAGTCAATACGAAGACGCACTACAAAAGTTTTCACGCAGTCTAAGTGTACTCGGTTTTAACGCACATCTTCATTACAATGTAGCACTTTGCTACTTTAAACTGAAAGAATATCCTCAAGCATTGAAACATATCACCCTAGTTATTGAAAGAGGTATTCGTGATCACCCTGAGTTAGCCGTCGGCATGCAAGCCGAGACTTCCGAAGTCAAGTCAGTAGGAAACACACTAACACTTCACGAGACAGCACTGACTGAGGTATTTAATCTTAAAGCGGCCATTGAGTACCAATTGAAAAATATTGAAGCCGCGAGAGAGGCTCTCAACGATATGCCGCCCAGACAAGAGCATGAACTAGACGCCGTGACTCTACACAACGTTGCTCTGACTTCTATTGATATAAAACCTACTGATGGCTTCGAGAAACTGCATTTTCTTTTGCAACAAGACCCGTTCCCTCCAGAAACTTTCGCAAATTTATTACTCCTTTATTGTAAGTTTGAGTATTATGATCTGGCTGCTGACGTCTTAGCTGAAAACGCGCAGTTTACATACAAATATTTAACCCCTTACTTATATGATTTTTTGGATGCAATCATAACAAGCCAAACATCACCTGAGGAAGCTTTTCAGAAATACGAAGACATTGCATCCAAACACGCTGAACAACTGAGGAAGCTAACTAAAGTTGTTCAAGAAAGCAGGTCTCAAGGAGACAATGATCAGGTCAAGAAAGCTGTTGTGGAGTATGAAGAAGCCTTGGAAAGATACATACCAGTTGTAATGGCTCAAGCAAAAATTTACTGGGACATGGAAAACTACGGGCAAGTCGAGAAAATTTTCCGGAAATCTGTTGAATTTTGCAACGAGTCAGACGTGTGGCGCCTGAATGTAGCCCACGTTCTCTTTATGCAGGAGAACAAGTACAAAGAAGCCGCTAGCTTCTACGAGCCTATCGTCAAGAAACAATACGACAACATTCTGGATATAAGCGCAGTGGTTTTAGCAAATTTGTGCGTCTCTTATATCATGACATCCCAGAACGAGGAAGCTGAGGATATAATGCGAAAGATAGAAAAAGAGGAAGAGCAACAAATTTTCGAAGATCCACATAAGAAGTTCTATCATTTATGCATCGTTAACTTAGTCATCGGAACGTTATATTGCGCTAAAGGAAATTATGAATTTGGGATCTCCAGAGTGATCAAATCGCTGGAGCCGTTCAACAAACGTCTCGGCACGGATACTTGGTTCTATGCAAAGCGCTGCTTCTTGTCTTTTCTAGAAAATCTTTCTAAGCACTTAATTGTGGTTAAGGATAATACCATCAAAGATTGTCTGCAGTTTCTTGAAGGTTGTGAGACTTACGGTCGGCGAGTCAGTACTGTTATTGAGAATCCTTTTCAGGAAGAAGATGCTAATACAAAAGCTAAACAGACGGTGACCTACGAAGCCCGATTATTGCGATACATGTTCAACAAGTTAAGAAATATCGATGACTCTGTAACTATTAATAAGTATGAAGATTTAAAGTAA
- the LOC134664923 gene encoding uncharacterized protein LOC134664923: MYVAIRWLSALSFAMWLGLCCLDMYLAHYKTSIDLSTAVTSYKVYKYSNETILKNVKNENLTQKWHLRKKHKHHRIAYLHYVTILAGAVAVFMYNKKTLWVTYCKSKIFIPLKLLENQISFKITADDASVAMLQCWRFLKEKLQYYAFNTKQAENENNTNLSLLKRLQDLVRDRKALGQILMATIEENNNIKRQCQLEIITKNRLLRYVQDTQKIIKENKSRYVDFQQLYMSIAKENSFLKYTIKKLQNERAEAEQNLVELINVVYRSRNNDLKAYCTRFIVHPKKNLLNSDVAAEINKFLQKSEPLKTRIDEKPLFSNSDLVTTRVTGILEDDHNFASFGSSGPKLRGLPGELVWTAKNKDGFIEKLYEYDSGTRSDDGDTIRRIREYSVYHDKDSILDQTSLAANIPTFPSLSASATRLRLDIKSFSSKVFLTNVLLKNITLQLPSCAERPPLAYASSTCDL, from the exons ATGTATGTTGCAATCAGATGGCTATCAGCATTAAGCTTTGCCATGTGGCTGGGACTGTGCTGTCTTGATATGTACTTGGCCCACTATAAGACTAGCATTGatctaa GTACTGCCGTCACATCATATAAGGTTTACAAATATAGCAATGAgacaattttgaaaaatgtaaaaaacgaAAATTTAACCCAAAAATGGCatctaagaaaaaaacataaGCACCATCGAATAGCCTACCTGCATTATGTAACAATTTTGGCTGGCGCCGTTgctgtatttatgtacaataaGAAAACCTTGTGGGTTACATACTgcaaaagtaagatttttataCCACTTAAATTGCTCGAGAATCAAATCAGTTTTAAAATAACCGCCGACGATGCAAGTGTTGCCATGCTCCAATGTTGGAGATTTTTAAAGGAAAAGCTGCAATACTATGCTTTCAACACGAAACAAGCTGAAAATGAAAACAACACTAATTTATCATTACTTAAAAGGTTGCAAGACCTAGTGCGTGATCGTAAAGCTCTAGGCCAGATTCTAATGGCAACCATTGAAGAGAACAATAATATCAAACGACAATGTCAGTTAGAGATCATCACCAAAAATCGGCTTTTACGTTACGTCCAAgatacacaaaaaataataaaagagaACAAATCACGCTACGTCGATTTCCAGCAACTTTACATGTCAATAGCAAAGGAAAACAGTTTCCTGAAATACACCATCAAGAAACTGCAGAATGAAAGAGCTGAAGCAGAGCAAAATCTGGTAGAGTTGATCAATGTCGTTTATAGGTCGAGAAATAACGATCTAAAGGCCTATTGCACCCGCTTCATTGTGCATCCGAAGAAAAACTTACTAAATTCGGACGTCGCCGCtgaaataaacaagtttttgcaAAAATCGGAACCTTTAAAAACACGCATTGACGAAAAACCGCTTTTTTCCAACAGTGATCTTGTAACCACGAGGGTAACTGGAATTTTGGAAGATGATCACAATTTCGCAAGCTTTGGTTCCAGTGGACCCAAACTACGTGGACTGCCAGGCGAATTGGTCTGGACTGCCAAAAATAAAGACGGCTTTATTGAGAAGCTATACGAATATGATAGTGGAACTCGTTCAGACGATGGTGACACCATACGAAGGATAAGGGAATATTCAGTATATCACGATAAAGATAGTATTTTGGATCAGACAAG tttggcCGCTAACATCCCAACTTTCCCAAGCTTAAGCGCGAGTGCTACAAGGTTAAGGCTCGATATTAAATCCTTCTCAAGCAAAGTGTTCCTGACAAATGTCCTGctcaaaaatatcactttacAACTGCCGTCCTGCGCTGAAAGACCTCCGTTGGCCTATGCTTCGAGTACTTGTGATTTGTAG
- the LOC134665550 gene encoding COA8 family protein CG14806, mitochondrial has product MLSSRVYRHKSCLLLISRNTSTTNDAKSMQTPNPTKINSDMVGPPDPVSNLRKVIYKQPAKETDLEKRYRELRMEIQKWNHNFWTQHNSRFFQEREDYLKKNLPEGKQNLTADEMSVFYKAFLDKNWKTHITYNIEWYKRNVTLLGLAIQVKLRRLFRLKSNK; this is encoded by the exons ATGTTGTCTAGTAGAGTATACCGGCATAAATCGTGCCTTTTGTTAATATCCAGGAACACGAGTACTACAAATGACGCAAAATCAATGCAAACACCGAATCCCACCAAAATCAACAGTGACATGGTTGGGCCCCCTGATCCTGTGTCGAATTTACGAAAGGTTATTTACAAACAGCCTGCGAAAGAGACGGATTTAGAAAAAAGGTACAGGGAGCTCCGGATGGAAATACAGAAATGGAACCACAACTTCTGGACACAACACAATTCAAGATTCTTTCAG GAAAGAGAAGATTACCTCAAAAAGAATCTACCTGAAGGAAAACAAAACTTGACAGCCGATGAGATGAGCGTCTTCTACAAAGCCTTCCTGGACAAGAACTGGAAAACGCACATAACTTATAACATAGAGTGGTATAAGAGAAATGTTACTTTGCTAGGTTTAGCCATACAAGTGAAACTTAGAAGATTATTTAGATTAAAAAGCAATAAGTAG